In Cynocephalus volans isolate mCynVol1 chromosome 13, mCynVol1.pri, whole genome shotgun sequence, a genomic segment contains:
- the LRRC30 gene encoding leucine-rich repeat-containing protein 30 → MGIRQSRTNSKDKDPKGMLLLRRRKKFSPWDDTLLSGKDPRSLLKQGMCHVSFCLVTKGMTDIPDFLWGLSEVQKLNLSHNQLRILPPEVGRLTQIVVLNLCGNRLKSLPGEISLLQGLKVLFVNMNCLTEVPAELSLCRNLEVLSLSHNCLSQLPASFADLCRLRKLNLSNNRFVHIPICVFSLKQLDFLHVGSNRLENIAESIQCLASLQIFIAESNNIHSFPRSLCLVTSLELLNLNNNDIQTLPNELYLLCRLARIAWNPMDKGLHISHNPLAKPLPEVVEGGLDMLFGYLKDKKHN, encoded by the coding sequence ATGGGGATCAGGCAGTCAAGGACCAACTCCAAGGACAAGGACCCCAAGGGGATGCTGctcctgaggaggaggaagaagttcTCCCCGTGGGATGACACCCTGCTCTCAGGAAAGGACCCACGGTCCCTGCTGAAGCAGGGCATGTGCCACGTCAGCTTTTGCTTGGTCACAAAAGGAATGACAGACATCCCAGACTTTCTGTGGGGCTTGTCCGAGGTCCAGAAACTTAATTTGTCTCACAACCAGCTCCGGATTCTCCCTCCCGAGGTGGGGCGACTGACTCAGATTGTGGTCCTGAACTTGTGCGGGAACCGCCTGAAGAGTCTGCCCGGAGAAATCAGCCTCCTCCAGGGCCTCAAGGTTCTGTTCGTCAACATGAACTGCCTGACCGAGGTGCCAGCCGAGTTGAGCCTGTGCAGGAACCTGGAGGTCCTGAGCCTGTCGCACAACTGCCTGTCCCAGCTTCCGGCCAGCTTTGCTGACCTCTGCAGACTGAGGAAGCTGAACCTCAGCAACAACCGTTTCGTCCACATCCCCATCTGCGTGTTCTCCCTGAAGCAGCTGGATTTCCTGCACGTGGGCTCCAATCGCCTGGAGAACATCGCAGAGAGCATCCAGTGCCTGGCCAGCCTGCAGATCTTCATCGCCGAGAGCAACAACATCCACTCCTTCCCCAGGTCGCTCTGCCTTGTCacaagcctggagctgctgaacTTAAACAACAATGACATCCAGACCCTCCCCAATGAACTCTACCTGCTGTGTAGACTGGCCAGGATTGCTTGGAATCCCATGGACAAAGGGCTGCACATTTCCCATAACCCTTTAGCCAAGCCCCTGCCGGAAGTGGTAGAGGGGGGCCTGGACATGCTGTTCGGCTACCTGAAGGACAAAAAACACAACTGA